From a single Chlamydia muridarum str. Nigg genomic region:
- a CDS encoding SpoIIE family protein phosphatase, with amino-acid sequence MTIPIHENRYAMVSFTRTIGFRLWLICVAAIMFPLGINIFQLNLQQYKKTLVSTTSDLRENALFKAHTLQQVIPLNVDILALFSEIFDLDRGVPSEPDLVLSKEMEKIFHSTYKEISLVKKDADGNFTVVASSQIQQLGKNYNQEIFLSSYQPFLATLRHSDGTSPVLSVLQTNIFDISSQEVLGILYTLSDTDYLLDGLLASKNPRAIKTAILSKNGIILQATDSTLNLISIYKEVSQEQFCDVFLRKDFCPPHLLLRSPLNLSPLPYGEGFVSFYIGDKEMWGYIHPLQDMDFCILTYEEKTTIFASLWRRALLYFAYFCCVLLGSITAFLVAKRLSKPIRKLATVMIETRRNQHHPYEPDSLGFEINRLGEIFNSMVQSLSQQQSLAEKNYEIKQQAQNALRLGEEAQQRLLPNQLPHYPTAEIAKAYIPAITVGGDFFDSFVIGEGDQAKLFLIVADASGKGVNACAYSLFLKNMLHTFLSELSSIQEAVQQTSSLFYKQTAESGMFVTLCIYCYHYATRQLEYYSCGHNPACLRMPNGEVSFLSHPGMALGFLPEVPPHPAYTLTLEEESLLVLYTDGVTEANNKHGEMFGEERLKTLIASLTKHSAEEAIQSIMLSIKSFVKDYQQHDDITLLVLKITKTDTAH; translated from the coding sequence ATGACCATCCCTATTCACGAGAACCGATATGCTATGGTCTCTTTCACACGAACGATAGGTTTTCGTTTATGGCTTATCTGTGTAGCCGCTATCATGTTCCCTTTAGGGATTAATATTTTTCAACTGAACCTCCAGCAATATAAAAAAACATTAGTTTCTACCACTTCTGACTTGCGAGAAAACGCTTTATTTAAAGCACACACATTACAGCAGGTTATCCCTTTAAACGTTGATATACTGGCTCTTTTTTCTGAAATTTTCGATTTAGATAGAGGGGTTCCCTCTGAACCCGATCTCGTTCTCAGCAAGGAGATGGAAAAAATTTTTCACTCCACTTACAAAGAGATCTCTCTTGTTAAAAAGGATGCCGACGGCAATTTTACAGTTGTCGCTTCTAGCCAAATTCAACAACTTGGAAAGAACTATAATCAAGAAATCTTTCTTTCTTCTTATCAACCTTTTTTAGCTACTTTGAGGCACTCTGATGGAACTTCTCCAGTTCTTTCTGTATTGCAAACCAATATTTTCGATATTAGCTCTCAAGAGGTTCTTGGTATCCTCTATACTCTTTCCGATACGGATTACTTATTAGATGGGTTGCTAGCTTCAAAAAACCCTCGTGCTATCAAAACGGCTATCCTTTCTAAAAATGGGATTATTCTCCAAGCAACTGACTCAACGCTGAATCTTATATCTATATACAAAGAAGTCTCTCAAGAGCAATTCTGCGATGTGTTCCTTCGTAAAGATTTCTGCCCCCCACATCTCCTACTACGATCTCCCTTAAACCTTTCTCCTCTTCCTTACGGAGAAGGCTTTGTTTCTTTCTACATCGGAGACAAAGAAATGTGGGGCTATATCCATCCCCTACAGGACATGGATTTCTGTATTCTAACTTATGAAGAAAAAACCACGATTTTTGCTTCTTTATGGCGTCGAGCCTTATTATATTTTGCTTATTTTTGCTGCGTACTTTTAGGAAGTATTACCGCTTTTTTAGTAGCAAAACGCTTATCTAAGCCTATACGTAAGCTTGCTACAGTGATGATCGAAACACGACGTAATCAACACCATCCTTACGAACCAGACTCCTTAGGATTTGAAATTAATCGTCTGGGAGAAATCTTTAACTCGATGGTGCAAAGCCTCTCGCAACAACAATCACTGGCAGAAAAAAACTATGAAATCAAACAGCAAGCCCAAAATGCTCTAAGATTAGGAGAAGAAGCACAACAACGCCTTCTCCCTAATCAGCTCCCTCATTATCCTACAGCAGAAATTGCAAAAGCCTATATCCCTGCCATTACGGTAGGAGGAGACTTTTTTGATTCCTTTGTCATAGGCGAAGGGGATCAGGCAAAACTGTTCTTAATAGTTGCTGATGCTTCAGGGAAAGGAGTGAATGCCTGCGCTTACTCTCTTTTCCTTAAAAATATGTTACACACCTTTTTAAGCGAACTTTCATCTATACAAGAAGCCGTTCAACAAACTTCTTCGCTCTTCTACAAGCAAACAGCAGAGTCAGGAATGTTTGTTACCTTATGCATTTACTGTTATCACTATGCAACACGGCAGCTAGAATACTATTCCTGTGGACATAATCCTGCCTGCCTACGCATGCCTAATGGAGAAGTTTCTTTTCTCTCTCACCCTGGTATGGCCCTAGGATTCTTACCGGAAGTACCGCCTCATCCTGCATATACTCTCACGCTTGAAGAAGAGTCTCTTCTGGTTCTCTATACAGATGGTGTAACCGAAGCGAATAATAAACATGGCGAAATGTTCGGAGAAGAACGCTTAAAAACCTTAATCGCCTCTCTAACCAAACATAGTGCGGAAGAGGCAATCCAATCCATTATGCTTTCTATTAAATCTTTTGTGAAAGACTACCAACAACATGATGATATCACGCTACTAGTCTTGAAAATCACTAAGACTGATACTGCTCATTGA
- the trpS gene encoding tryptophan--tRNA ligase, whose protein sequence is MNKKRVLTGDRPTGKLHLGHWIGSIMNRLQLQNDPRYDCFFIIADLHTLTTKTRKEEVLHIDSHIYDVLADWLSVGIDPEKSAIYLQSAIPEIYELNLLFSMLTPLNHIMGIPSIKEMARNASINEESLSHGLIGYPVLQSADILLAKAHLVPVGKDNEAHVELTRDIAKTFNRLYGSVFPEPDILQGELTSLVGTNGQGKMSKSANNAIYLSDDEKTVQEKIRKMYTDPNRVHATTPGRVEGNPLFIYHDLFNPHKEEVEEFKTRYRQGCIKDVEVKARLAEEINLFLNPFREKRSEFVAQPKILEEALQKGTEKMRSVARETMEEVHNNLGLSRKWRSILASSK, encoded by the coding sequence ATGAATAAAAAACGAGTTCTTACTGGAGATCGTCCTACAGGGAAACTTCATCTGGGGCATTGGATTGGCTCTATTATGAATCGCCTGCAGCTACAAAACGATCCTCGCTATGATTGTTTCTTCATCATAGCAGATTTGCATACGCTAACCACTAAAACACGAAAAGAAGAAGTTCTTCATATCGATAGCCATATTTATGATGTCCTTGCTGATTGGTTAAGCGTAGGCATCGATCCAGAAAAGTCTGCTATCTACCTGCAATCAGCTATTCCCGAGATCTATGAATTAAATCTCCTCTTTTCGATGCTGACTCCCTTGAATCACATCATGGGTATTCCCAGCATTAAAGAGATGGCTCGCAATGCTTCTATCAATGAAGAAAGTCTTTCCCATGGGCTTATAGGTTATCCTGTATTGCAAAGCGCCGACATTTTACTTGCTAAAGCGCATCTTGTTCCTGTTGGTAAAGATAACGAAGCTCACGTAGAATTGACTCGTGATATCGCAAAAACATTCAATCGGCTGTACGGATCCGTTTTCCCAGAGCCCGATATCTTACAAGGAGAGCTAACCTCTCTGGTAGGCACGAACGGTCAAGGAAAGATGAGTAAATCCGCTAATAATGCCATTTATCTTTCGGATGATGAGAAGACGGTACAAGAAAAAATACGAAAAATGTACACAGATCCTAACCGAGTTCATGCAACGACTCCCGGAAGAGTAGAAGGCAATCCCTTATTTATCTACCATGATCTTTTTAATCCTCACAAAGAAGAGGTGGAAGAGTTTAAAACTCGTTACCGCCAAGGATGCATTAAAGATGTGGAAGTAAAAGCCCGCTTAGCAGAAGAGATTAACCTTTTCCTCAATCCTTTCCGAGAAAAACGCAGCGAATTCGTCGCTCAACCTAAGATTCTTGAAGAGGCTTTACAGAAAGGTACGGAAAAAATGCGATCAGTAGCACGGGAAACTATGGAAGAAGTCCATAACAACCTAGGATTAAGCCGCAAGTGGCGCTCTATTCTAGCTTCTTCTAAATGA
- the uvrB gene encoding excinuclease ABC subunit UvrB → MTHYHNPLNGRKVLNQQFVLQAPFLPCGDQPEAIRQLSRGILDGIPSQVLLGTTGSGKTFTMANVIANVNVPTLVLAHNKTLAAQLYQEFKAFFPENAVEYFISYYDYYQPEAYIARSDTYIEKSLLINDEIDKLRLSATRSILERRDTLIVSSISCIYGIGSPDNYSSMALILEVGKEYPRSQLSAQLVRMHYQASASPQRSAFRERGSVIDIFLAYESDLAVRLEFVNDTLVSIEYTDPLTMIPSHTVPSVTLYPGSHYVTPEAVREQAIRTIREELEQRLLFFEGRPVEQERLFQRTTHDIEMIKEIGFCKGIENYSRHFTGAAPGEPPTCLLDYFPEDFLLIIDESHQTLPQLRAMYRGDQSRKQSLVEYGFRLPSAFDNRPLTYEEARRYFRRVVYVSATPGELEVQESRGHIIEQIIRPTGIPDPLPEIRPATGQIDDLLEEIRQRLRKDQEKILVVSVTKKLAEDIAAFLAELGIAAAYLHSGIETAERTQILTDLRLGTIDVLIGVNLLREGIDLPEVSLVAILDADKEGFLRSSASLIQFCGRAARNVHGKVIFYADRITPSMDHMLKETERRRQIQLDYNKKHNITPKPIIKPILANPITKEGAQEDSRPETQSTEDLESSIKQYEEAMYKAAQDFQFDEAAKYRDLMNAAKRQLLFKQGEDGNSK, encoded by the coding sequence ATGACGCATTACCATAATCCTTTGAATGGGAGGAAAGTTCTGAATCAGCAGTTTGTATTACAAGCCCCTTTCCTCCCTTGTGGAGATCAGCCTGAGGCAATTCGTCAGCTTTCTCGAGGAATTTTAGATGGGATTCCCTCACAGGTTCTTCTAGGAACCACTGGATCTGGAAAGACATTTACCATGGCGAACGTAATTGCCAACGTCAATGTCCCTACCTTAGTACTCGCGCATAATAAAACACTGGCCGCTCAGTTGTACCAAGAATTTAAAGCATTCTTTCCTGAAAATGCTGTTGAATACTTTATTTCCTATTACGATTACTACCAACCCGAAGCTTATATTGCGCGTAGCGATACCTATATCGAAAAAAGCCTGCTCATCAATGACGAAATTGACAAACTTCGCCTTTCTGCGACGCGATCTATTTTAGAACGAAGGGATACTTTAATCGTCTCCTCTATTTCTTGTATTTACGGCATTGGCTCTCCCGACAACTACTCTTCTATGGCTCTTATATTAGAAGTTGGAAAAGAATATCCTCGTTCCCAGCTCTCTGCCCAACTCGTACGCATGCACTATCAAGCTTCTGCCTCCCCTCAACGCAGTGCCTTTCGCGAACGAGGTAGCGTCATAGATATTTTCCTTGCTTATGAAAGTGATCTTGCCGTTCGGCTTGAATTCGTCAACGATACACTTGTTTCCATAGAATATACAGATCCGTTGACCATGATCCCCTCTCATACGGTCCCGTCCGTTACTCTTTATCCTGGATCTCACTACGTTACTCCCGAAGCAGTTCGTGAACAAGCCATTCGTACCATCCGCGAAGAATTAGAGCAGCGTCTGCTGTTTTTTGAAGGACGGCCTGTAGAACAAGAAAGACTATTTCAACGCACCACGCACGATATAGAAATGATCAAGGAAATCGGGTTCTGTAAAGGGATTGAAAATTACTCGAGACACTTTACTGGAGCAGCTCCAGGAGAACCTCCAACTTGTCTTCTTGACTATTTCCCAGAAGATTTCCTTTTAATCATCGATGAGTCCCACCAGACACTTCCTCAGTTGCGTGCCATGTATCGCGGAGATCAATCTCGCAAACAGTCTCTTGTTGAATATGGATTCCGTCTTCCCTCTGCTTTTGATAATAGACCGCTTACTTATGAGGAAGCTCGGCGATATTTTCGTCGCGTAGTTTATGTATCGGCTACTCCTGGAGAACTCGAAGTCCAAGAAAGCCGAGGACATATCATAGAACAAATCATTCGTCCTACAGGGATTCCTGATCCACTGCCAGAAATTCGCCCAGCGACAGGACAGATAGATGACCTCTTAGAAGAAATTCGTCAGAGACTTCGCAAAGATCAAGAAAAAATATTAGTCGTCTCTGTCACAAAAAAATTAGCTGAAGACATCGCAGCCTTCTTAGCTGAACTGGGAATCGCTGCCGCCTATCTTCATTCAGGTATTGAAACCGCAGAAAGGACACAAATTCTTACAGATTTACGGTTAGGAACGATAGATGTTCTTATTGGAGTAAACCTTCTTCGAGAAGGAATCGATTTACCCGAAGTGTCATTAGTCGCGATTCTTGACGCAGATAAAGAAGGTTTTCTACGTAGTAGCGCCTCCCTTATTCAATTCTGCGGACGAGCCGCACGCAATGTCCATGGAAAAGTCATTTTTTATGCCGACCGCATCACCCCTTCCATGGATCATATGCTCAAAGAAACAGAACGACGCAGACAAATACAACTCGATTACAATAAAAAACATAATATCACCCCTAAGCCCATTATTAAACCCATCTTAGCTAACCCCATTACTAAAGAGGGCGCTCAAGAAGATTCCCGTCCAGAAACCCAATCTACTGAAGATCTCGAATCTTCTATCAAGCAATACGAAGAAGCGATGTATAAAGCTGCTCAAGATTTTCAGTTTGATGAAGCAGCCAAGTACCGTGATTTGATGAATGCGGCGAAACGCCAACTGCTTTTTAAACAAGGAGAGGATGGAAATTCAAAATGA
- the eno gene encoding phosphopyruvate hydratase: MFDVVISDIEAREILDSRGYPTLYVKVITNTGIFGEACVPSGASTGIKEALELRDQDPKRYQGKGVLQAVANVEKVLLPALQGFSVFDQITADAIMIDADGTSNKEKLGANAILGVSLALAKAAAATLERPLYRYLGGAFSHVLPCPMMNLINGGMHATNGLQFQEFMIRPISAPSLTEAVRMGAEVFHTLKKILQNRQLSTGVGDEGGFAPQLASNSEALDLLLAAIEKAGFIPGEDISLALDCAASSFYNTQDKTYDGKSAADQVAVLTELCDRYPIDSIEDGLAEEDFEGWKLLSETLGDRIQLVGDDLFVTNSALIAEGIAQGLANAVLIKPNQIGTLTETAEAIRLATTQGYATILSHRSGETEDTTIADLAVAFNTGQIKTGSLSRSERIAKYNRLIAIEEEIGPEAVFQDSNPFSKA; encoded by the coding sequence ATGTTTGATGTTGTCATCTCCGATATAGAAGCTAGAGAAATTTTAGATTCCCGAGGGTATCCTACCTTGTATGTTAAAGTCATTACTAATACAGGAATCTTTGGAGAAGCTTGTGTTCCTTCTGGAGCATCTACAGGCATTAAAGAAGCTTTAGAACTTCGTGACCAAGATCCTAAACGCTATCAAGGAAAAGGAGTTCTACAAGCAGTCGCTAATGTGGAAAAAGTTCTATTACCTGCCCTACAAGGGTTCAGTGTTTTTGATCAAATCACAGCAGACGCTATTATGATCGATGCTGATGGCACCTCTAACAAGGAAAAATTAGGCGCCAATGCGATTCTTGGGGTTTCTTTAGCATTAGCAAAGGCTGCTGCTGCAACTTTAGAGAGACCTTTATACCGGTATTTGGGAGGAGCTTTCTCGCATGTTCTCCCTTGCCCAATGATGAACCTCATTAACGGTGGCATGCATGCAACAAATGGCCTCCAATTTCAAGAATTTATGATCCGTCCTATTAGCGCTCCTTCCCTAACAGAAGCTGTGCGCATGGGAGCAGAAGTTTTTCACACTTTGAAAAAAATCTTACAAAATCGGCAACTTTCTACAGGAGTCGGAGATGAAGGCGGATTCGCTCCCCAACTCGCTTCCAATTCAGAGGCGCTTGACCTTCTCTTGGCTGCTATTGAAAAGGCTGGCTTTATCCCTGGAGAGGATATTTCTTTAGCTCTTGATTGCGCAGCTTCCTCGTTTTACAATACTCAGGATAAAACTTATGATGGCAAGTCCGCTGCAGATCAAGTTGCTGTACTCACAGAATTATGCGATCGCTATCCTATAGATTCTATCGAAGATGGCCTTGCTGAGGAAGATTTTGAAGGCTGGAAGCTTTTATCAGAAACTTTAGGAGATCGCATTCAATTAGTAGGAGATGATTTATTTGTCACGAACTCTGCTTTGATTGCCGAAGGAATTGCGCAAGGCCTAGCTAATGCCGTTCTTATCAAACCCAATCAGATAGGGACGCTTACAGAAACAGCGGAGGCTATCCGCTTAGCAACTACGCAGGGCTATGCGACCATCCTATCTCACAGATCAGGAGAAACAGAAGACACCACAATCGCAGATCTTGCGGTTGCCTTTAACACAGGGCAAATTAAAACAGGCTCTCTCTCTCGTTCCGAGCGTATTGCTAAATACAACCGCTTGATTGCTATTGAAGAAGAAATAGGCCCAGAAGCTGTATTTCAAGATTCCAATCCTTTTTCTAAAGCATAA
- a CDS encoding CT584/Cpn0803 family type III secretion system protein produces the protein MTTKSKTLEIDNNTFLLLEGNLKRIFATPIGYTTFREFQNVIFNCAQGQQELANFLFEMLINGKLLQELPAGQKQSAQSLIVQFMMLIRVAKDIHERGEFINFITSDMLAQQERCVFLNRLSRVDGQEFLLMTDVQNTCHLIRHLLSRLLEAQKNPIGEKNLQEVQEDLDSLRAHFEELTKSM, from the coding sequence ATGACAACGAAATCCAAAACTCTAGAAATTGATAACAACACGTTCCTACTTTTAGAAGGTAACTTAAAAAGAATTTTTGCTACTCCTATTGGGTATACGACATTTAGAGAATTCCAAAATGTGATATTTAACTGCGCGCAGGGACAGCAAGAACTTGCCAATTTTTTATTTGAAATGCTGATCAATGGAAAACTTCTGCAAGAATTACCTGCAGGACAAAAACAGTCTGCGCAAAGCCTCATTGTGCAATTTATGATGTTGATTCGTGTGGCAAAAGATATTCATGAACGAGGAGAATTCATTAATTTCATTACTTCAGATATGCTCGCTCAACAGGAGCGCTGTGTATTCTTGAACCGCCTTTCCCGAGTTGATGGTCAGGAATTTTTACTTATGACTGATGTGCAAAACACCTGCCACCTCATCCGACACTTATTATCTCGTCTACTTGAAGCTCAAAAAAATCCTATTGGAGAAAAAAATCTTCAAGAAGTTCAAGAAGATTTGGATTCTTTACGGGCTCACTTTGAAGAATTGACGAAATCTATGTAA
- a CDS encoding PP2C family serine/threonine-protein phosphatase, with protein MRQTFTKRILLFLFLVIPAPLLLNLAVLSFFSFAAVKTTVIQDLHTRTMNFHLELEKKIAIQKIFLKRLAETLALKTLTTANDFFTEAYSEMIALGDTDLSLCLISSANDSIRTKNPRDPFVRYIKAHPEIRDKLIQNPGNASLISISEYLDTEEHYLVFAEPLPIYGDPSLAGWVIAFYSMQKLRNYLFQNNQSRQDLLCFLNKNGELLFSDAPSLQKGSFSLSLSGYPSLPSSQTSYSLEASPNLFKSKQLLQVSIQGKTFLAYLSSWPPIPHTYSLALIPLSSCVTQALRLPINVILFYILAFSLMGWLLSCTSKRLNRPLQELTVSMESAWKGNHHVRYEPQPYGYEINELGNIFNCTLLLLLNVKDKAEIEYISGNLLQKELALLSSLQDTLLCQRSNELPGGTFSLHYLQGEQRTGLFYGWVTSPTGTSLLGVIGIAGDIGLPSYLYALSARSLFLTYASLGYPLPDICHKTTQSFDEATIGNEASVSMAFIEYHLASRSLSVLSQGTNPPALFLKRQEQLLAISEQQCIEPGDILVCLTGGPNMTQHLKRLPIESLLKDSLSPLNSENFAEILTTMLKHKKQTQIDGAVGFFSFI; from the coding sequence ATGAGACAAACATTCACGAAAAGAATCCTCCTTTTCCTTTTTCTAGTGATTCCTGCCCCCCTCCTTCTTAATCTAGCCGTGCTCTCGTTTTTTTCTTTTGCAGCAGTCAAAACAACTGTGATCCAAGATCTACACACACGAACGATGAATTTTCATTTAGAACTGGAAAAAAAAATCGCCATACAAAAAATCTTCTTGAAACGACTAGCAGAAACCTTAGCTTTAAAAACTCTAACAACAGCTAATGACTTTTTCACTGAAGCCTATAGCGAAATGATCGCTCTTGGAGATACAGACTTATCGCTCTGCTTAATTTCTTCTGCCAATGACAGCATTCGCACCAAAAATCCTAGAGACCCTTTTGTACGATATATAAAAGCACACCCAGAAATACGTGATAAGCTCATCCAGAACCCAGGAAATGCCAGCCTAATTTCTATTTCAGAATATTTAGATACAGAGGAACATTACCTTGTGTTTGCAGAACCTCTTCCTATATACGGGGATCCCTCTTTAGCAGGATGGGTAATTGCATTCTATTCTATGCAAAAACTGCGTAACTATCTTTTTCAGAATAATCAGTCTCGACAAGATCTACTTTGCTTTCTAAATAAGAATGGAGAATTACTCTTTTCAGATGCGCCCTCTCTCCAAAAAGGGAGCTTTAGTCTTTCTCTATCTGGGTATCCCTCTCTCCCTTCCTCACAAACTTCATACTCTTTAGAAGCCTCTCCCAACTTATTCAAATCTAAACAACTTTTACAAGTTTCCATACAAGGGAAAACCTTCTTAGCATACCTTTCGTCGTGGCCCCCCATACCACACACTTATTCCCTTGCTCTTATCCCTTTGTCAAGCTGTGTCACACAAGCCTTACGGTTACCGATTAACGTTATCCTATTTTACATTCTTGCCTTTTCTCTAATGGGATGGCTGCTCTCTTGTACTAGCAAACGATTGAATCGTCCCTTACAAGAACTCACTGTAAGTATGGAGTCTGCTTGGAAAGGAAATCATCATGTTCGCTATGAACCACAACCCTACGGATATGAAATCAATGAACTTGGAAATATTTTTAACTGTACGCTGCTACTGCTTCTCAATGTTAAAGACAAAGCAGAAATAGAGTATATTTCCGGGAATTTGTTACAAAAAGAGCTTGCTTTGCTCTCTTCCTTACAAGATACTCTTCTCTGTCAACGTTCTAATGAGCTTCCAGGAGGGACTTTCTCTTTGCACTACTTACAAGGAGAACAACGAACAGGTCTCTTTTATGGATGGGTTACTTCCCCTACAGGAACTAGCTTACTCGGAGTGATTGGAATCGCTGGAGATATCGGCCTCCCTTCTTATCTCTATGCACTCTCTGCCCGTAGTCTATTCCTTACTTATGCAAGTTTAGGCTACCCTCTTCCTGATATCTGCCATAAAACTACTCAAAGCTTTGATGAAGCTACTATAGGCAACGAAGCTTCTGTTTCAATGGCTTTTATCGAATATCATCTTGCATCTAGATCATTATCCGTTCTTTCTCAAGGAACAAATCCACCCGCTCTATTCTTAAAACGCCAAGAACAACTTCTTGCTATTTCTGAACAACAATGTATTGAGCCTGGCGATATTCTCGTTTGTCTCACAGGAGGCCCGAATATGACTCAGCATCTAAAAAGACTCCCTATAGAATCCTTGCTCAAAGATTCTCTCTCTCCACTAAACTCTGAAAATTTTGCAGAAATTTTAACAACTATGCTCAAGCATAAAAAACAAACGCAGATTGATGGAGCTGTGGGCTTCTTCTCTTTTATCTAA